From the genome of Arthrobacter alpinus, one region includes:
- a CDS encoding ArsR/SmtB family transcription factor: MVFENDERPLYEIKANLFKGLAHPYRIRVLEILAGVQEAPVSAMITETGLEASHLSQHLSVLRRYGLVVSERRASVVYYRLAFPQVADLLHVARSLLSELLQDSQRHQRSALSLPTISLSR, translated from the coding sequence GTGGTATTCGAGAACGACGAGAGACCCTTGTACGAGATCAAGGCAAACCTCTTCAAGGGCCTGGCCCATCCCTATCGCATCCGGGTACTGGAGATCCTTGCGGGTGTCCAGGAGGCGCCCGTCTCAGCCATGATCACTGAAACCGGGCTCGAGGCATCGCATCTCTCCCAGCACCTCTCGGTACTGCGCCGCTACGGTCTTGTGGTGTCCGAACGACGTGCGAGTGTGGTTTATTACCGTCTGGCTTTCCCCCAGGTCGCGGACTTGTTGCACGTGGCACGTTCGTTGCTTTCGGAGTTGCTACAGGATTCGCAGCGGCACCAGAGATCTGCCCTTAGCCTGCCCACGATCTCACTTTCTCGATGA